One window from the genome of Amaranthus tricolor cultivar Red isolate AtriRed21 chromosome 9, ASM2621246v1, whole genome shotgun sequence encodes:
- the LOC130823232 gene encoding uncharacterized protein LOC130823232, which produces MDREQEELQFLGFFGICKESIKIICTWSKIFTKLTLTLIIPLSIIFLANDGFSTFISSKIITNANTLDYIPPGTPTYNKISNLITSEWITFWIIKLVYFIFLLIFSLLSTSAIVYTIACIYTSKDVTFKNVLSVVPKVWKRLMVTFLWNFGIMFAYNIIWFFISLIIILIWLMFINPNSNELLGLNIVFPITFVIYLLGFAYINVIWQLACVISVLEDIYGVQAMMKSKDLIKGKMGISCLVFLVFTINLVGIEFLFEQIEVIDWRIGFVGKFGYGILCLVLLTLLFLFGLVVQTVIYFVCKSYHHENIDKSSLAHHLEGYLGEYVPLNSKNIQMEEFDV; this is translated from the coding sequence ATGGATAGAGAACAAGAAGAGCTTCAATTCTTAGGGTTCTTTGGAATATGCAAAGAATCCATCAAAATCATATGTACATGGTCAAAAATCTTCACCAAACTTACCCTTACCTTAATTATCCCCCTTTCTATCATCTTCCTTGCTAATGATGGCTTTTCCACCTTCATTTCTAGCAAAATCATCACTAATGCCAATACCTTAGATTATATCCCTCCCGGAACACCTACTTATAACAAGATTTCTAACCTAATAACCTCAGAATGGATCACTTTTTGGATCATAAAACTCGTTTATTTCATATTTCTTCTTATATTTTCTCTCTTATCGACTTCAGCAATAGTCTACACAATCGCTTGTATATACACAAGTAAAGATGTCACGTTCAAAAATGTCCTAAGTGTGGTTCCAAAGGTGTGGAAGAGACTTATGGTAACTTTCCTATGGAATTTTGGCATAATGTttgcttataatattatttggtttttcatttcattaatcATCATACTCATATGGCTTATGTTTATTAATCCTAATAGTAATGAATTATTAGGGTTAAACATAGTTTTTCCTATAACATTTGTGATATACCTTCTAGGGTTTGCTTATATAAATGTAATATGGCAATTAGCTTGTGTTATTTCTGTTTTGGAAGACATTTATGGAGTTCAAGCCATGATGAAAAGTAAAGATTTGATCAAGGGCAAAATGGGAATTTCATGTTTAGTGTTCCTGGTATTCACAATTAATTTGGTGGGtattgaatttttgtttgaacaAATAGAAGTGATTGATTGGAGAATTGGATTTGTGGGAAAATTTGGGTATGGAATTCTATGTTTGGTGTTGTTGACTTTGCTATTTTTGTTTGGACTTGTTGTTCAAACTGTGATATATTTTGTTTGCAAGTCATATCACCATGAAAATATTGATAAATCTTCTTTGGCTCATCATCTTGAAGGTTATCTAGGGGAATATGTTCCTTTGAATTCTAAAAACATACAAATGGAGGAATTTGATGTTTGA
- the LOC130823231 gene encoding uncharacterized protein LOC130823231 — MIWYLSYPISVLEKIYGFKAMEKSKVLIKGKKGTTMGIVLVFIVLEIPIIAPKILEQLVGVVLVREAIWYRIFCVVWSTLITLFALVNQSVFYFVCKPYHHDNIEKPLLVDNLKGYLGEYVPIKIEIK; from the coding sequence ATGATATGGTATCTTTCATAtccaatttcagttttggaGAAAATTTATGGGTTTAAAGCTATGGAAAAGAGTAAGGTGTTGATCAAAGGTAAGAAGGGAACTACTATGGGTATTGTATTGGTGTTTATAGTCTTAGAAATTCCAATTATAGCACCAAAAATTCTTGAGCAATTAGTTGGAGTTGTATTAGTAAGAGAAGCAATTTGGTATAGAATTTTTTGTGTGGTGTGGTCTACCTTGATTACTCTATTTGCCCTTGTAAATCAATCTGTCTTCTATTTTGTGTGCAAGCCCTATCATCATGACAATATTGAGAAGCCCTTATTGGTTGATAATCTTAAAGGGTATCTTGGGGAATATGTTCCTATAAAGATAgagattaaataa